The following proteins are encoded in a genomic region of Leptospira kirschneri serovar Cynopteri str. 3522 CT:
- a CDS encoding AraC family transcriptional regulator, giving the protein MNILDSILNQDILLSLIRFGAGFALVLGIGNWIRARKQIDYLVSSVLIFTAIFQFIDESVLNTIPQTWLRKVLFLIDIVALAASGTLIFLISTMSFKRYSKLPLIYYWNLIGPLILSLPIATFYEQQGSKELEFFLFAADLYVFVYFVIAVANIFIDKKYESSAISFKTILSLVILISLCIPLEILGIVFENKSLILLSSVHTTFTVIFYYFLTLIRPNLLDIISSESGKNFVKRSLLHDVDINALEKRLIHIIKEERIYLDEDIRLPDVSEELGISVHQLSFFLNNHLGVNFNNYINRFRVEEAKSMLINDPSRSVVSVGIAVGFNSNSSFYKAFLKETGMSPKQFRETQTKVIHFQSSSADIQFRN; this is encoded by the coding sequence ATGAATATTTTAGATTCGATATTAAATCAAGACATCTTATTAAGCTTAATAAGATTTGGTGCGGGCTTCGCTTTAGTTTTAGGAATTGGAAATTGGATTCGAGCAAGAAAACAAATCGATTATCTGGTCTCGTCAGTTTTAATCTTCACCGCAATCTTTCAATTTATAGATGAATCTGTTTTAAATACGATCCCTCAAACTTGGCTTCGTAAAGTTCTCTTTTTAATCGATATTGTCGCCTTAGCAGCGAGTGGGACCCTTATCTTTTTAATTTCCACTATGAGTTTTAAAAGATATTCGAAACTTCCTTTAATTTATTATTGGAACCTGATTGGCCCGTTGATTCTTAGCCTTCCAATTGCTACTTTTTACGAACAACAAGGAAGTAAAGAACTCGAATTTTTCTTGTTTGCAGCAGATTTATACGTATTCGTATATTTCGTCATTGCAGTTGCGAACATTTTCATCGACAAAAAATATGAATCCTCCGCGATAAGTTTTAAAACAATTCTTAGTTTAGTTATTTTAATTTCCCTTTGTATTCCTCTGGAAATTCTCGGAATCGTTTTTGAAAACAAATCTCTCATTTTACTTTCCAGTGTACACACTACATTTACTGTCATTTTCTATTATTTTTTAACCTTAATCCGCCCTAATTTGTTAGATATAATCTCTTCAGAATCTGGAAAAAACTTTGTCAAACGCTCTCTCTTACACGATGTAGACATAAACGCTCTCGAAAAAAGACTAATTCATATTATTAAAGAAGAAAGAATTTATTTAGATGAAGACATTCGTCTCCCAGATGTTTCGGAAGAACTTGGGATTTCTGTACATCAACTTTCTTTCTTTTTGAATAATCATCTAGGCGTAAATTTCAACAATTACATCAATCGATTTAGGGTAGAAGAAGCAAAGTCGATGCTTATCAATGACCCTTCTCGATCTGTGGTTTCTGTAGGAATTGCAGTTGGTTTTAATTCAAATTCTTCTTTTTATAAAGCTTTTCTCAAAGAGACCGGGATGTCTCCAAAACAATTTAGAGAAACTCAAACAAAAGTAATCCACTTTCAGTCTTCCTCTGCGGATATTCAATTTAGAAATTAA
- a CDS encoding helix-turn-helix domain-containing protein, translated as MFNASNLYGVISSLFSEMNLFYAHAAGVGTGIVMAITKLYTGRKDEFSKAYGTILLSVSIFLMANNRVIFPQQTDPRLLKDSLFLGIYFGLVLYASAAVLVCMMFILDRLQNPWFYCKRLTAIIPLALIAAFFLPGTIYICFCDSVAILITLYTSGWSIYKIRSSQKPNVFFNFPFVTLAITSSLILDLIGTIIQSTKMLMFSELIPGFMIAYITLIERFFPVLFSKAYGESNKVLMDQELTDFSDDDLLESEEEIQSESSRNILEGVELEKIEERINSFLQVRGYADEELRLPDFASYLGLSTHQASYYLNKHMSMKFADFLNMNRIEDVKRNIRNKSHMNLLQIALECGFNSASSFHRACVKFTGKSPREFRKLINSDN; from the coding sequence ATGTTCAATGCAAGTAATTTATACGGTGTTATATCTTCTCTATTTTCAGAAATGAACCTATTCTACGCCCATGCGGCCGGAGTTGGGACTGGAATCGTAATGGCGATCACGAAACTTTACACTGGGAGAAAAGACGAATTCAGTAAAGCTTATGGAACGATTCTTTTGAGCGTCAGTATTTTTTTGATGGCAAACAATAGAGTCATCTTTCCACAACAAACAGATCCAAGATTACTGAAAGACTCTTTGTTTTTAGGAATTTACTTTGGTTTAGTTTTGTATGCTTCTGCGGCGGTTTTAGTTTGTATGATGTTCATTCTGGATCGTCTTCAAAACCCTTGGTTTTACTGTAAACGATTGACTGCAATCATTCCACTTGCATTGATCGCTGCATTTTTTCTACCCGGTACAATTTATATCTGTTTTTGTGATTCAGTTGCAATTTTAATTACACTTTACACATCCGGCTGGTCCATTTATAAAATTCGCTCTTCTCAAAAGCCGAACGTTTTTTTTAACTTTCCTTTCGTAACGCTTGCGATTACTTCTTCTCTGATTTTGGATTTAATCGGAACTATAATTCAGTCTACGAAAATGCTTATGTTTTCCGAACTCATTCCTGGATTCATGATCGCTTATATTACTTTAATTGAACGTTTCTTTCCCGTACTTTTTAGCAAAGCTTATGGAGAATCCAACAAAGTATTGATGGATCAAGAACTTACTGATTTTTCGGATGATGATTTACTTGAGTCAGAAGAAGAAATTCAATCCGAATCTAGTAGAAATATTCTAGAAGGTGTAGAACTAGAAAAAATTGAAGAGAGAATTAATTCTTTCTTACAAGTAAGAGGTTATGCGGATGAAGAGCTCAGATTGCCTGATTTCGCTTCTTATTTAGGTCTTTCTACCCATCAAGCCTCATATTATCTCAATAAACATATGTCGATGAAATTCGCCGACTTTTTAAATATGAATCGAATTGAAGACGTTAAGCGAAATATTCGCAACAAGTCTCACATGAATTTACTTCAAATTGCCTTAGAATGTGGTTTTAATTCGGCTTCTTCATTTCACAGGGCTTGCGTAAAATTTACCGGTAAGTCTCCAAGAGAATTTAGAAAACTCATTAATTCCGATAATTAA
- a CDS encoding FlgO family outer membrane protein yields MKYSIFIMFSLLSFLIDCTSGHRFEKKQVPKPLDVVLQEVSDLLKKQIEVSGKSFSTEKKNTFKLAVLPLFNENGVITTLGTTISSRLLSKMYDPGKILLVEKSQLGRLIDEQSFQKSGLVLSSQNLEIGRLSGADLILLGTVQFDDQSFLLQLRVVSLQSGEIIAVTESVFDSDDSLYNQYRSVKP; encoded by the coding sequence ATGAAATATTCCATTTTTATTATGTTCTCTTTATTATCATTTTTAATTGATTGTACAAGCGGACATCGTTTTGAAAAAAAACAAGTTCCAAAACCTTTAGATGTAGTATTACAGGAAGTTTCAGATTTATTAAAAAAACAAATCGAAGTTAGCGGCAAAAGTTTTTCTACTGAAAAGAAAAATACATTTAAGTTAGCCGTTCTACCTTTGTTTAATGAAAACGGTGTGATTACAACTTTAGGAACGACGATTTCCTCACGACTTCTATCCAAAATGTACGATCCTGGAAAAATTTTACTAGTAGAAAAATCCCAATTAGGGCGGTTGATCGACGAACAAAGTTTTCAAAAATCGGGATTGGTACTTTCCAGTCAAAATTTAGAAATCGGAAGATTATCCGGAGCGGATTTGATACTTTTGGGAACGGTACAATTTGATGACCAATCATTTTTACTTCAACTGAGGGTTGTATCTTTACAGTCGGGAGAAATTATTGCAGTTACAGAATCCGTTTTTGATTCGGACGATTCTCTATACAATCAATATCGCTCTGTAAAACCATAA
- a CDS encoding TraB/GumN family protein, giving the protein MAKVILKDKTKSERKKVSKSQEPFETFKLGKTNVTILGTAHISQKSIDEVQRIIRKEKPDTVCVELCNSRMRSLKDSEHWKKLDIFKVFKERKMYLLLSSLILSAFQKKLGKGSIRPGDEMRMAIHEGEKIGAKIVPIDREVSTTLKRAWWNIGIFNRLFLLSALLTSLFVKEDISEEKIEEMKSEDVLKDLFSQLPKRYESIKNVIIDERDSYLAQKIRDSAKEGKKVFAVVGAGHLQGILSHVQEEKDISKLDELPEKTILDRWKGLLIPGIFLGLILTVFYFGGKQQGQEFILRWILVKGGLAALGAIVSLAHPLSVILAFLAAPIGNFNPIIKPGWVAALCESWLRKPLVEDFEKIAQDSEHWKGYWKNNVIRIFLVFMLPQIGSSIGTFIVTADLFRVLRGLM; this is encoded by the coding sequence ATGGCAAAAGTAATACTTAAAGATAAAACGAAGTCGGAACGTAAAAAAGTTTCAAAATCGCAAGAACCGTTCGAAACTTTCAAATTAGGCAAAACGAATGTAACGATTCTTGGTACAGCGCATATCAGCCAGAAAAGTATAGACGAGGTGCAAAGGATCATTCGAAAAGAAAAACCGGATACGGTTTGTGTCGAACTTTGTAATTCCAGAATGCGTTCTTTAAAGGACAGTGAACACTGGAAGAAACTGGATATATTCAAAGTTTTTAAAGAAAGAAAGATGTATCTTCTTCTTTCCAGTCTTATCCTTTCGGCATTTCAAAAGAAACTGGGGAAGGGTTCCATTCGTCCAGGAGATGAAATGAGAATGGCGATCCATGAGGGCGAAAAGATAGGCGCTAAAATCGTTCCGATTGATCGGGAAGTTTCTACTACTTTAAAAAGAGCCTGGTGGAACATAGGAATTTTCAATCGATTATTTCTTCTATCCGCGCTTTTGACTTCTCTTTTTGTAAAAGAGGATATATCGGAAGAAAAGATTGAAGAGATGAAATCCGAAGACGTCCTCAAAGATCTTTTTTCTCAACTTCCAAAACGTTATGAGTCAATTAAAAACGTAATCATAGACGAAAGGGATTCTTATCTTGCTCAAAAGATTAGAGACTCTGCAAAAGAAGGAAAAAAAGTCTTTGCAGTGGTGGGAGCGGGTCACTTGCAAGGAATTTTGAGTCACGTTCAAGAAGAAAAGGATATTTCCAAGTTAGATGAACTTCCGGAAAAAACGATTTTAGATCGTTGGAAAGGCCTGTTGATTCCGGGAATTTTTTTGGGTTTGATTTTGACCGTTTTTTATTTTGGAGGAAAACAACAGGGACAGGAATTTATTCTGCGTTGGATTTTGGTCAAAGGTGGTCTTGCCGCGTTAGGCGCAATTGTTTCACTGGCGCATCCTTTATCTGTAATCCTTGCCTTTCTTGCGGCTCCAATAGGTAATTTCAATCCGATCATCAAACCGGGTTGGGTCGCTGCGTTATGTGAATCTTGGTTGCGTAAACCTTTGGTAGAAGATTTTGAAAAAATCGCGCAGGATTCGGAACACTGGAAAGGTTATTGGAAAAATAACGTGATTCGAATTTTTCTAGTGTTTATGCTTCCTCAGATAGGAAGTAGTATAGGCACTTTTATAGTAACCGCGGATCTATTTAGGGTCCTTAGGGGACTAATGTAA
- a CDS encoding chemotaxis protein CheD — MLTKGSKVVNVGIADMQGAQSPEILRTTLGSCIGVVFYAPDKKIGAMAHFMLSKDPSGKDSQKNPFKYAETAIPLLIKKMNEMGCNPGEYSVRLFGGASMFKGVQSSFLQNIGEQNILTARAILEQSKIPLILEDVGGNDGRTISLYLDDGRVLLKKGGFEKYLYKVR; from the coding sequence ATGCTTACAAAAGGATCTAAAGTAGTTAATGTAGGAATCGCAGACATGCAGGGAGCACAGTCCCCCGAAATTTTGAGAACCACCTTAGGTTCCTGCATCGGCGTAGTATTTTATGCTCCTGATAAAAAAATAGGGGCAATGGCGCATTTTATGCTTTCTAAAGATCCAAGCGGAAAAGATTCGCAAAAGAATCCTTTTAAATACGCGGAAACCGCAATTCCACTTTTAATCAAGAAGATGAATGAAATGGGATGTAACCCAGGAGAATACTCAGTAAGACTTTTTGGAGGAGCCTCCATGTTTAAAGGAGTTCAATCCAGTTTCTTACAGAACATAGGAGAACAAAACATTCTTACCGCTAGAGCTATTTTAGAACAAAGTAAAATTCCTTTGATCTTAGAAGACGTCGGAGGAAACGACGGTAGAACGATCAGCCTATACTTGGACGATGGAAGGGTTCTTTTAAAAAAAGGCGGGTTTGAAAAGTATCTTTATAAGGTCAGGTAA
- a CDS encoding HDOD domain-containing protein encodes MKEKIDQLFLNDAQLPRISSVVTKVMQMVEKQDVAIPDLAKEISNDPGLTADVIKLSNSAYYRAAKPIKTVQESLMTLGIKTVKDIILLTATRGILKKDLKGYQVDAEDNWIHSLTVAELSKRICEQKKLKVGSDLAFTGGLLHNIGKVILADFFPAVIINLREELKTHSVSFGELEKKHFGYSHEEVGQKLLEKWNFPEELIHVTRNYSQPENEKEFPELVSVIHVSHSIAVAAGVGIDIAGLSIPISNKALQILEISDSDLQMYYTVLPEIQKHIRELIQA; translated from the coding sequence ATGAAAGAAAAAATAGACCAACTCTTTTTAAACGACGCTCAACTTCCTAGAATTTCATCCGTAGTTACGAAAGTGATGCAGATGGTTGAAAAACAAGACGTTGCAATTCCAGACCTAGCCAAAGAAATTTCAAACGATCCTGGTTTGACCGCAGACGTAATTAAACTTTCCAATTCTGCTTATTATCGAGCTGCAAAACCAATCAAAACCGTACAAGAATCTTTAATGACTTTAGGAATCAAAACGGTAAAAGATATAATATTATTAACTGCAACCAGAGGAATTCTCAAAAAAGACCTCAAAGGTTATCAAGTAGATGCGGAAGATAACTGGATCCATTCGCTTACTGTAGCCGAACTTTCCAAAAGAATCTGTGAGCAAAAAAAACTAAAAGTAGGCTCGGACCTTGCGTTTACCGGAGGGCTTTTACACAATATAGGAAAAGTAATCCTTGCGGATTTTTTTCCTGCGGTGATTATCAATCTTAGAGAAGAGTTAAAAACTCATTCCGTATCCTTTGGAGAATTAGAAAAAAAACATTTTGGATATTCTCATGAAGAAGTAGGACAGAAACTATTAGAAAAATGGAATTTTCCAGAAGAATTAATCCACGTTACGCGAAATTACAGCCAACCCGAAAATGAAAAAGAATTTCCAGAATTGGTCTCTGTGATTCATGTTTCTCATTCCATTGCAGTAGCGGCCGGTGTGGGAATCGACATCGCGGGTTTAAGCATTCCAATTTCCAATAAAGCTTTGCAGATTTTAGAGATCTCGGATTCTGACTTACAAATGTATTATACGGTTCTTCCAGAAATACAAAAACATATCCGTGAGTTAATTCAGGCTTGA
- a CDS encoding shikimate kinase, which yields MKKNFALIGPRGVGKSKISRKLSKITGMPVVSTDMIAVYEIGGMSIPEFIQKNEGDWRPFRDLEFEILTKLKTSQGIILDCGGGILFDLDTKGKEILSNRKTTLLKSIALVFGLSRPTEILVEKIQNDPTRPPLNAIQSYRTILESRLPHYQSISDYYLEIDDLRVEEICSRILQKIEY from the coding sequence TTGAAAAAAAACTTCGCTCTGATTGGTCCCAGAGGAGTCGGAAAATCTAAAATTTCTCGTAAACTTTCTAAAATTACAGGGATGCCTGTAGTATCCACTGACATGATCGCAGTCTACGAGATTGGTGGAATGTCGATTCCTGAATTCATTCAAAAAAATGAAGGAGATTGGAGACCATTTCGAGATTTAGAATTTGAAATTCTTACCAAACTCAAAACCTCTCAAGGAATTATTTTAGATTGTGGGGGCGGCATTTTGTTTGATTTGGATACCAAAGGAAAAGAAATCTTAAGTAACCGTAAAACTACTCTTTTAAAATCCATTGCATTGGTTTTTGGTCTTTCCAGACCCACAGAAATTTTAGTGGAAAAGATTCAAAACGATCCTACCCGTCCTCCTTTGAATGCAATTCAGTCTTATCGTACTATTTTAGAGAGTCGGTTACCTCACTATCAAAGCATTTCGGATTATTATTTAGAAATAGACGATCTGAGAGTAGAAGAGATCTGTTCTAGAATTCTACAGAAAATCGAATATTGA
- a CDS encoding tyrosine-type recombinase/integrase — protein sequence MSELEVPKKNKHSIERLIKIIRQRNYKKATAYTYMKYNLDFLHFADKPAEKITVKDLNRYMDHLKKRKVSSSTIQINVSSLKMFFEDVMKMNLFQDFQRPVREYNNPNAITYKEMQNILKAASSNAKHELMCGLVYFGGLRVGELISLRWAYIDTRRKSIQIKSPILSQSRTVEIPAELGTLVKKYEREIANSSSNAYLFPGKSLGSHTTSRNVERIISEIGKNSGISSPVTVFTLRHSRALHLIADGSSLNQVKDFLGHKTLASTESYLPVKKNLRAAVREKSRQDALKNIRKKFKTR from the coding sequence ATGTCAGAATTGGAAGTGCCAAAAAAGAACAAACATTCTATCGAAAGACTGATCAAGATAATCCGTCAGCGAAATTATAAAAAAGCTACGGCTTATACTTACATGAAATACAACTTGGATTTTCTTCACTTTGCGGATAAGCCCGCGGAGAAAATCACAGTAAAAGATCTAAACCGTTATATGGATCATCTAAAGAAAAGGAAAGTATCCTCTTCTACGATTCAGATCAACGTAAGTTCCTTGAAAATGTTTTTCGAAGACGTCATGAAGATGAATTTATTCCAGGACTTTCAAAGACCCGTCCGAGAATACAACAATCCAAATGCGATCACTTATAAGGAGATGCAGAATATTTTAAAGGCTGCTTCTTCTAATGCAAAACATGAGTTGATGTGTGGTCTTGTTTATTTCGGAGGTCTTCGTGTAGGAGAATTGATTTCCCTTCGGTGGGCATATATAGATACAAGAAGAAAATCGATTCAAATTAAATCTCCGATTCTTTCTCAATCTAGAACCGTGGAAATTCCAGCCGAGTTAGGAACTTTGGTCAAGAAGTATGAAAGAGAAATTGCTAATTCTTCTTCCAACGCTTATCTGTTTCCAGGAAAAAGTTTAGGATCTCATACTACTTCTAGAAATGTAGAAAGAATTATTTCTGAAATCGGTAAAAATTCAGGTATTTCAAGTCCAGTCACAGTTTTTACTCTTAGACATAGCAGAGCTTTACATCTAATTGCGGATGGTTCTTCTTTAAATCAAGTGAAGGACTTTCTAGGTCATAAAACTCTGGCAAGTACCGAATCTTATTTACCAGTAAAGAAAAACCTAAGAGCTGCCGTTAGAGAAAAATCAAGACAAGATGCTCTTAAAAATATTCGTAAGAAATTTAAAACACGTTAA
- a CDS encoding SDR family NAD(P)-dependent oxidoreductase has protein sequence MILFITGCAGGLGKKLAEEAFAAGHSILITDINEKELKKFAAPWKDEKDRVIVSKLDVTSPSDWKKVMDLAIKKWGKIDVLLNVAGYLLPGYIYEIPVNHIDRHIDINTKGVMYGTREAAIRMVTTGSGHIVNIASLAGVAPISGISLYSTSKFAVRGFTLAIAQELKEKNVHITVVCPDAIKTPMLDLQKDYEQASMTFSGNTFLTAEEVSKIILGKVLSKKPLEVLIPSSRGILAKIGNFFPASAFILGPILRKKGLKKQSSYVKEKG, from the coding sequence ATGATTTTATTTATTACGGGATGTGCAGGTGGACTTGGAAAAAAATTAGCCGAGGAAGCGTTTGCGGCGGGACATTCAATTTTGATCACTGACATCAACGAAAAGGAGCTTAAAAAATTTGCGGCTCCTTGGAAAGATGAAAAAGATAGAGTGATTGTTTCTAAGCTAGACGTAACTTCTCCCAGCGATTGGAAAAAAGTAATGGATCTTGCGATCAAAAAATGGGGAAAGATCGATGTACTTTTGAACGTTGCCGGTTATCTTTTACCGGGTTATATTTACGAGATTCCTGTAAACCATATTGATCGTCATATAGACATCAATACAAAGGGTGTTATGTATGGAACCAGGGAAGCCGCTATTAGAATGGTAACCACTGGATCAGGGCATATAGTAAACATTGCTTCCTTGGCGGGGGTGGCTCCTATTTCTGGAATTTCTTTATATTCTACTTCAAAATTTGCAGTGAGAGGTTTTACTCTTGCGATCGCTCAAGAATTAAAAGAAAAGAATGTTCACATAACCGTTGTTTGCCCGGATGCAATCAAAACTCCAATGTTAGATTTACAAAAGGATTATGAACAGGCTTCAATGACTTTTTCGGGAAATACGTTTTTAACCGCGGAAGAGGTTTCTAAAATCATTCTGGGTAAGGTTTTAAGTAAAAAACCTCTTGAAGTTTTGATTCCAAGTAGTCGGGGAATTCTTGCAAAGATCGGAAATTTTTTTCCTGCAAGTGCGTTTATTTTGGGTCCGATATTGCGAAAAAAAGGTTTAAAAAAACAATCTTCTTATGTGAAAGAGAAGGGTTAA
- a CDS encoding adenylate/guanylate cyclase domain-containing protein, translating into MKTILFFFCVIIPFWILAESQDSWKPIDLRKGNWIAVEGFQKEYLNGIDSTFPKSKKISNFPIVLNEIFETSVGTGLKEYTLQTRFHIQEDFQKTKVYKPIFLYLESIGENWEIFLNDHSLTQEIHLDVSRKEMILRRTIRSFRLPVDSSLLRSGENLLTFRLIGDAPASFLSKNVDLGFYIDGDYSITTEQKLSGEISTLINLCLNTIYVFFGLYHLLIYVKRREDLYNLYFGIFSVFMALYSLSRSSTAFEVIYDTTWITRIEYSSVSLLAPLFLLFMQDYFYGRAKFSKVLFAILILNVVIALTTLVEPFRYTMTSLRLWQISILPTLVYLLYFMSKAVYLRKKDAVLLATSMFTVVFIAVYDVIDSIFFQSGIRFTQFAYFLFVVALTTILANRFISLYRQSEDLNIELSQQKLELARQKNAFFRFVPVQFLNVLGKNSAVEVNLGDSVLKEMSVLFTDIRSFTAISEQMTPEENFRFINDYLASMEPVVQRHEGFVDKFMGDGILALFSGDGSHQTSADKAILAAIEMKKKVQTINAQAKDSHFKGLKIGIGVNTGNLMLGTVGSRSRLDTTVIGDTVNVASRLESLTNLYRADILITKSTLSSMTIADSLAIREIDSVVVKGKTDPIIIYEIYEADAPPIRKLKDATLSLITRGIILYKVADFQEALINFEQALKVFPEDIVPILYRKRCQEYITSPPVGNWVGVQHLLEK; encoded by the coding sequence TTGAAAACGATTCTATTCTTTTTTTGTGTAATCATACCTTTTTGGATCCTTGCTGAAAGTCAAGATTCTTGGAAACCAATCGATTTGAGAAAAGGAAACTGGATTGCAGTCGAGGGTTTTCAAAAAGAATATTTGAATGGAATTGATTCTACTTTTCCGAAATCTAAAAAAATTTCTAACTTCCCAATCGTATTAAACGAAATTTTCGAAACCTCAGTCGGAACCGGTTTGAAAGAATATACTCTACAAACTAGATTTCATATCCAAGAAGATTTCCAAAAAACAAAAGTTTATAAACCGATCTTTTTGTATTTGGAATCCATCGGAGAAAATTGGGAAATATTTTTAAATGATCATTCCTTAACTCAAGAAATTCATTTAGATGTTTCTCGCAAAGAAATGATTTTAAGAAGAACGATTCGTAGTTTTCGTCTTCCCGTAGATTCTAGTCTTTTAAGATCGGGGGAAAATCTTCTGACGTTTCGTTTGATTGGGGACGCTCCCGCTTCTTTTTTATCTAAAAACGTGGATCTAGGTTTTTATATAGACGGAGACTATTCTATTACAACCGAACAAAAACTTTCGGGAGAAATTTCCACCTTAATCAATCTTTGTCTGAATACGATATACGTCTTTTTTGGTCTTTATCATCTTTTGATCTACGTAAAAAGAAGAGAGGACCTATACAATCTCTATTTCGGAATCTTCAGCGTTTTTATGGCGTTATATTCTCTTTCAAGATCTAGTACTGCGTTTGAAGTGATCTACGATACTACCTGGATTACAAGAATTGAATATTCTTCTGTTTCTCTTTTGGCTCCTTTGTTTCTTCTGTTTATGCAGGACTACTTTTATGGAAGGGCTAAGTTTTCAAAAGTGTTATTTGCAATTTTAATATTAAACGTAGTGATTGCTTTGACTACACTAGTAGAGCCGTTTCGTTATACCATGACAAGTCTGAGACTTTGGCAGATTTCCATACTTCCCACTCTTGTTTATCTTCTTTATTTTATGAGTAAAGCGGTTTATCTTCGTAAAAAAGACGCCGTTCTTCTTGCGACTAGCATGTTCACCGTAGTTTTTATTGCGGTCTACGACGTGATCGATTCCATATTTTTTCAATCCGGAATTCGTTTTACTCAGTTCGCTTATTTTCTTTTTGTAGTCGCGTTGACCACTATCTTAGCCAACAGATTCATTTCTTTGTATCGTCAATCAGAAGACTTAAACATAGAACTCAGTCAGCAAAAGTTAGAACTAGCGAGACAAAAAAACGCATTCTTTCGTTTTGTTCCGGTTCAATTTTTAAACGTTCTCGGAAAAAATTCAGCAGTGGAAGTCAATCTAGGAGATTCGGTTTTGAAAGAAATGAGTGTTCTATTTACAGACATTCGTTCTTTCACTGCAATTTCAGAACAGATGACTCCGGAAGAAAACTTCCGTTTTATCAACGATTATTTAGCGAGTATGGAACCGGTCGTTCAAAGACACGAAGGTTTTGTGGATAAGTTTATGGGAGACGGAATCTTGGCTTTATTTTCCGGGGATGGTTCTCATCAAACGTCTGCAGATAAGGCAATTCTCGCCGCAATCGAAATGAAAAAAAAGGTTCAAACAATCAATGCACAAGCAAAGGATTCTCACTTTAAAGGATTAAAGATAGGTATTGGAGTCAATACTGGAAATCTAATGCTCGGAACCGTGGGGAGCCGTTCTAGATTGGATACGACCGTTATTGGGGATACGGTAAACGTGGCTTCTCGTTTGGAAAGTCTAACCAATCTCTATCGCGCGGATATACTGATTACTAAAAGTACACTTTCTTCAATGACCATCGCGGATAGTCTTGCAATTCGTGAAATTGATTCCGTCGTCGTAAAAGGAAAGACCGATCCGATCATCATCTATGAGATTTATGAAGCGGATGCACCTCCTATACGAAAACTGAAAGATGCGACTTTATCTTTAATTACGAGAGGAATCATTTTGTACAAGGTAGCCGACTTTCAAGAAGCTTTGATCAACTTCGAACAGGCGCTCAAAGTTTTTCCGGAAGACATTGTTCCAATTCTTTATCGTAAACGATGTCAGGAATATATCACTTCTCCTCCGGTTGGTAATTGGGTTGGAGTGCAACATCTTCTAGAAAAGTAA
- the bcp gene encoding thioredoxin-dependent thiol peroxidase, protein MSDPLLGTNLPEISLESTEGKRVKLPEDIQGSWTLLYFYPKDDTPGCTKQACNYRDNMGEFKKIGAKVYGISLDALDSHGQFIQKYSLNFPLLSDPDHKLSEALGVYGDQEWKGKVFKGLSRDSFLVSPDGKIQKVWRKVDPTTTVQDTLQEISKSIV, encoded by the coding sequence ATGTCAGATCCATTATTAGGAACGAATCTTCCCGAGATTAGTTTGGAAAGTACGGAAGGTAAAAGAGTAAAACTTCCGGAAGATATTCAAGGCTCTTGGACCCTTCTCTATTTTTATCCCAAAGACGACACTCCCGGCTGTACCAAACAAGCCTGCAACTATCGAGATAATATGGGAGAATTTAAAAAGATAGGAGCAAAAGTTTACGGAATCAGTTTAGATGCTTTAGATTCTCACGGACAATTTATCCAAAAGTATTCTTTGAATTTTCCTCTTTTATCGGATCCGGATCATAAACTCAGCGAAGCTTTGGGAGTATATGGCGATCAAGAATGGAAAGGAAAAGTTTTCAAAGGACTTTCCAGAGATTCCTTTTTAGTTTCTCCGGATGGAAAGATCCAAAAGGTTTGGAGAAAAGTTGACCCGACAACTACGGTACAAGATACTCTTCAGGAGATTTCCAAGTCCATTGTATAA